The Apostichopus japonicus isolate 1M-3 chromosome 20, ASM3797524v1, whole genome shotgun sequence nucleotide sequence TTGTGAAAAGCCTCAAATGTGCCTTTTTCCGTAAATAAGAAGTGTCCCTATTTTCtcaaaatgtatttcttttcatttttctgtaATTAAAATGCGTTTGTTAGTTACAAATATTAAAGGACCTttttaaaatcattaaaaatagAACAATTTATTTTACAGAATGCACAGAGGATCAATTTTGTCAGAAAGTTTTGAGATAACTTTGTGGTTTGTCACTAGTCAAATGACCCACTGCCCTTTGAAATGTGTGTACCTCCCCCATTGACTATTTTCTTTGCCTTTGATTGTGGATATTGATTAGAAGGGAACTTCAAGCTTTTGTCTTTAGCGTGTACTAATGAGCTGTTATCATGGATAATCCATATATTTGGCCTCAAGGTTCTATTTCATTCAGTGTTGGTTATGAAGTAGAATAGAACATATCTTACATATTTTCCTTCAACATATCAGTATGTAATATTCGTTAACTATACTCGAGAAAGTCACTGTGGGAGTATTTAAGTCAACATTGATGGCGAGCAGCAGAATATTtatgatatctgaaattctaaatCTGTTAGAAAGgggttgtttatttatttgccAACCATTAAACTAGCTTTACCTATCAGCACGGGGTAACCTTGTGATCCCAACCTATGGGAACTTGTGGGACCCCTTGACCTTCACAGAAAGTGGTAATTTTAATTATCTTCAAAAGGTGAATTGGGTCATGGAAATTTGATGGAAGTAAACCTAGATTGTACAATGATTGTGAGAGGGAAGGATGTCTTTTCCATCAACAGTGATGACTGCAGAGATTTAAAGTTGTATATTGAGCTCAAAAGTTCAGaaagaatatgaaaatgaattacAGTGTCCTGTAAAGTGAGAATTCACACAAACATGATTTCTCTTAATGCTTAAAGCTGACAATGATTCACCCATGAACAGCCACTTCACATTTTCGCTTAAAACAGAGTAAACTTTGCTACATATTCCTAGGTTATTAATCAGATGAAAGTTTTGTGCAGAGAAATTTGCACATCTTGCAACTAAGCACTGATGTCCCTCATGTAAGAAATGACCCATAACCAATTGTAAAATTAATATCTATTGATCCCCTGTGTTAAATTCTTGGGGATATCCTTCAACTCACCAGGAAAGTCACATTAATAGTATCTGTAAATTAAACAGTGCATACACATAATACATTTTAGGGAGGAGCCCAGAAAGTTTGCATGGATCGACAACCTGCTAACTTCCTAGTCAAATTAAGTCCTTCATATCTTTTAACACTGTTATGGCTCCATCATGTTCTAAGTTGTCATTGATTAAATGGATCAAATTACTTACTCGCAAATAAATAAAGTCTTTTCCGTCTCATAGCTGAATAGCTGCACATTGGAAAATGTCTCTGTGGCGGTGGTGCCAGAATCCGAACTAACTGTTTCTTTCGTAGTGGTAATCTCTGGCTGTCCTTGTAAACCCGGTCCACCTCAATCTCGTAGATGACGTTGTAATTCCTAGGCTCCATCATGGCCACCTGTCTGGGAGATGGGTTGATTCTTACCCTGTGGGGCTCAGCAGCTGTGAGGTTACCCTGGAGATCTATTGATGGGTCTCTGTTAGGGTGCACTGAAGGATCTTCAGGGAGGTGTCCTGACCTGGACCCATCTTGTACTTCCAAGTCCACATCAGATAGCCTTTGTGGGTTGTTTGAGGTTACACGATGGTCATTCTTGTCCCTCACAGTTCCTCTGTGTGGTGATGTAACTGTTGTTAGTTCGGTGCTGTGTGTGTCAGTAGACATTTTCTCTGTTGGTATCAGCTGTGGGATTAGTATCCATTCCATATTCTCCATTCTCCCTGTCATCACTATGGTaaccagaaaagataacacTTCTCAATTATCACATGAAAAATATGTACATTGTGCAAacacgaaaagaaaaaaaattaaggtaATCGAGGAATATTCCTGTATAATTAGATATGAACTCACTACatcataaatatgtataatcTAAAGGTCCTTTGTAGAACCCAAAATTGAGCAtgctaaaaaatttccaaagtgtggtcatttaaaaaaaattttgttgGCATATTTGAAGATAATTCTAATTTGTCCTCTGAAGTGTAAATACTAAGTATGGTGGTTTATCTCATTGTGTGGAGGACTTGAGGGGCCACATAACCCCCAAGTTTTAAGTCcacaaatgtattttgttagtGTAATACACATATATCTGGCTGCATGCATACTTCATGATGATAGAAGCTGTAAGATTCCTGGTTACTAAAATGTATTCTTTTCCAGCTGCTTGGCAAATATGAATTTACTACAGTGGAGTATAGCAAACTAAGTGCTCTTCAAATCTAGAATACATACATTAGGGCAATTGGTCTCAATTTGGCCCTTTGTTCTCTTATAATGTAAAAACTTTCACACAGAAACCCCTGCAGCTTTATCATATACACCAGACTGTTGTGCACCCTACTGCTGTGAACCTTTCATGTCTATATCATCCTCCTTCATCCCAGCCCCCAAAGAGAATTCCAGCCCCCAAAGAGAGTCCCAGCCCCCAAAGAGAGTCCCAACCCCCAAAGAGAATTCCAGTCCCCAAAGAGAGTCCCAGCATGCCGGATAACATATCCCATTGTAGATTATGCATGAGCCAGGAAGTAACCTATCAGTGCCATCTGCAGTACAATGACATCAAGTATCTAAATTACACATTCAACATTACATTGCATCATCGCTGATGAGCCTGCCTGCCAGTGATGCTAAATACTAGTCCCAGGATTCCCAGAGACTGTCACTGGTCAGATGCGGTAACGCGCTTGTCAAAAACCACAAGGCTATCTGAGATTAGATCACAGGTGCATTCATGTGCAATGTGTATTCTTGTGATAAAAGATTCATACCTCGCTTTTTCTATGAAAATGATGGAGAATTCCTGGTGTATCTTACTAAAGAGCAAGGTCATAGTCacagagggggaggggggagtgatAGAAGGATGTCATCCCTAAGTTTTTCTGATTTGCATTAAAAGAAAATGAGATGTTTGACAGTACTTACAAATGAATCAGCCAACATctgtgcctccccccccccccccccctcaatcatacacacacacaccaaacaGTAACAATGACCCCAAGCTTGCCCTATAATGATCACTTTATTTTGGAAAAGCTCAGAATTTGATAGAAGAAGCTACATTATGGAGAGGGAAAGAAAATATGGGCTAAAATATTGCACTGGTAGTATAGTATCCAGTTATCAAAAATGTTCTTCAAATCAGACTTTCCCTGGTCAAAGCAGATATTTTTGAGCATGGGGCCTGGTACACCAGTAAAAAGATTATGACTTTCTTGTGCTCTATGTACATTTAGAAGTAAGACATTAAGACTACTCACCTCTCAATTGTGAAAAAAATCCATACCCTTacttgttgaagaaaaaaacattattttcttGACAAAGGAGGACCAAATTGCAGAGTCTAAATCGGCACAATAAGGCGCTTCTAATCTTCCTTATAGTAGCGAATGATGACTTTGGGAATTTCCTTTCTCCCACATACAATAATGTTATTAAATTTACCCAAACTTCAGTTGTGCAATAAATAGCAAGTACAGTTCACACAATACAGTTACTATTGGCTGCTTAATTTGTGAAATTCCTGCCTGAGATGTTTCGTTATGTAGTCAATACGTTATCAAATCACTAATCACAAATTGTTGACTCGTCGTATGATAATGTGCTTGTGATCTGACAGTTTGCTGACTCGTTATAATGATCTCAATGCGCTCAAATGGGTGTTTAGCCCTTGATCTGATAATGCACTTATCATCAGACGAGCGTATTATCCCATGTGAACACTGTGTGGGAGCTAGATATGGCAGGGAAAGATCCAGTTTTCCCTTACCTCAAATGGCGATAATCATTCATCTgtcttttgaataatttttcaattAATCATCATCAGCTTTATCTTGTCCATGTGTGACCTACTTTACAGACACATCAGTGAACAAGGCCATTGTCCAGTGTTCTTATAGATTATGCAGTTATGTATGAATATGACACATTCAATCACTTCCTGTGTAGTCATATCCATATCTTCCTCTCTATTTCCTTTCTATTTCTCTGAATTAATGATTTACTTGATTAATACAATTGTTACGAAtttaaaaacaacaatataTCGAATACATGCGAAGAAACCTAAATTATTGCTAGAAATAATTGTTTACATATTGACATCAAGACAATTCAAAGTCCTTTTAGCTCTTTTGTAAATTCAGTTTAAATTTGAATTGttcttttacaatattttacgCCTTTCCTGCTCTCAATAGGAAACATTTGATGAAAAAACCCCACATATTTTAGGACTTGATGTAAGTGGGAAGTGGGAAGATTCAAGTGGGAAAGATGAGGTTTAGTACCACAGGAATTGATATGAATTCATGAACAAGTGCACAGAGTGTTAAAGCTATTATTTCTATGAGGCAACATTAATGACTTCTACTGAGAAAGCAGGAAGAAATCATTGGGTGTCTGTTTTTTCTATATATTCTGGAAAGTTGTTTTAATACATAGTTCAAATATcttgcaacaaaacaaaactgataACTTTACAAGGTGAGGTACATTGTGGGAAAATAACAACTTCTTTTGTGCCTATATTTACATGAGATAATCATGAAACTAGACTGTTCATGAATGGTTAGCTCAACAATAATAATTTGGAAAGAGTGTGGTGAGGGGAGAAGAACCAAAGCTTTgtggaaagaaaataaatttagcATTCTGATAGAGTAGGATACGACATTTGGTTTTTGAATGAGTTGGCCTTTGACCTTAAACTATATGTGAGCTTCCGATGTTGCTGTGTGACTTACTGATTTAGACAAGTAGATCC carries:
- the LOC139961735 gene encoding uncharacterized protein isoform X1 — its product is MAGRGSRNVFLALVIVVLSLSVVNGCMCSITHPQQKFCGAELVMTGRMENMEWILIPQLIPTEKMSTDTHSTELTTVTSPHRGTVRDKNDHRVTSNNPQRLSDVDLEVQDGSRSGHLPEDPSVHPNRDPSIDLQGNLTAAEPHRVRINPSPRQVAMMEPRNYNVIYEIEVDRVYKDSQRLPLRKKQLVRILAPPPQRHFPMCSYSAMRRKRLYLFAIQNSDMMTACDWVEEYRSLSKSQKQGIKSAYARSCDQCQIYISPSGMLQNHHEWDNNSTCVAEMDQMMIFYPDYMRSDCYATYSHCADRKGECKWYSSKEFKKCKNKDKSERRADAETEEK
- the LOC139961735 gene encoding uncharacterized protein isoform X2, coding for MTGRMENMEWILIPQLIPTEKMSTDTHSTELTTVTSPHRGTVRDKNDHRVTSNNPQRLSDVDLEVQDGSRSGHLPEDPSVHPNRDPSIDLQGNLTAAEPHRVRINPSPRQVAMMEPRNYNVIYEIEVDRVYKDSQRLPLRKKQLVRILAPPPQRHFPMCSYSAMRRKRLYLFAIQNSDMMTACDWVEEYRSLSKSQKQGIKSAYARSCDQCQIYISPSGMLQNHHEWDNNSTCVAEMDQMMIFYPDYMRSDCYATYSHCADRKGECKWYSSKEFKKCKNKDKSERRADAETEEK